In Lotus japonicus ecotype B-129 chromosome 5, LjGifu_v1.2, one genomic interval encodes:
- the LOC130717045 gene encoding heat stress transcription factor A-7a-like, producing the protein MNYMYSVKEEYMAVPSSSFQSGDKFPSTIQPPQPMEGLHEIGPPPFLTKTFDVVDDPATNHVVSWSRGGTSFVVWDPHAFSIGLLPRYFKHNNFSSFVRQLNTYGFRKIDPDKWEFANEGFLRGQRHLLRNLRRRKAPSQQAQGHSVDVSRFGLDEEVDRLRRQKRELMMELVNLREQQHNTRVHLQEMEQRLKGIQIKQQQMLSFLARAMKNPNFIHQLLQQKEKRKVLEEAMTRKRRLIEQGTSCIGESSIAGEGRGSVKVEPLELSDYEFGVSELEMLAMEMQGFGTGRTVDQEERPEGQESQDGVDSIIDEEFWEALLFSEKFPGQLDFAIASVEDKD; encoded by the exons ATGAATTATATGTATTCAGTGAAAGAAGAGTACATGGCAGTACCATCATCATCGTTTCAATCTGGAGATAAATTCCCATCAACGATTCAACCTCCCCAGCCAATGGAAGGACTTCATGAGATAGGACCCCCGCCATTCCTCACCAAAACGTTTGATGTGGTGGACGATCCAGCTACCAACCATGTAGTTTCGTGGAGCAGGGGCGGCACTAGCTTTGTGGTTTGGGATCCACATGCTTTCTCGATAGGTCTTCTTCCTAGATACTTCAAGCACAACAATTTCTCAAGCTTTGTGAGGCAATTAAACACATAT GGATTTAGAAAAATTGATCCAGATAAATGGGAGTTTGCAAATGAAGGATTCCTAAGAGGCCAGAGGCACCTGTTGAGGAACTTAAGGAGAAGGAAAGCACCTTCCCAACAAGCACAAGGTCACAGTGTTGACGTTAGCCGTTTTGGACTTGATGAAGAAGTTGATCGTTTGAGGCGCCAAAAGCGGGAATTGATGATGGAACTCGTGAATCTTAGAGAGCAGCAACACAATACCAGAGTTCACCTTCAGGAGATGGAGCAAAGGCTAAAAGGAATACAAATCAAGCAGCAGCAAATGCTATCATTCTTAGCCAGAGCTATGAAAAATCCAAACTTCATACATCAACTACTCCaacaaaaagagaagagaaaggtGCTTGAAGAAGCCATGACCAGAAAGAGAAGGCTAATTGAGCAAGGAACTAGTTGTATTGGAGAATCTAGCATTGCAGGTGAAGGGAGGGGAAGTGTTAAAGTTGAGCCCTTAGAACTTAGTGATTATGAATTTGGGGTGTCAGAGTTGGAAATGCTAGCTATGGAAATGCAGGGTTTTGGAACTGGGAGGACTGTAGATCAAGAAGAACGACCGGAGGGACAAGAATCACAAGACGGGGTGGACAGTATAATTGATGAAGAATTCTGGGAAGCACTATTGTTTAGTGAGAAATTTCCGGGTCAATTAGACTTCGCAATTGCATCTGTTGAAGATAAAGACTAA